From the genome of Carassius gibelio isolate Cgi1373 ecotype wild population from Czech Republic chromosome A16, carGib1.2-hapl.c, whole genome shotgun sequence, one region includes:
- the LOC128031075 gene encoding guanine nucleotide-binding protein-like 1 yields MPRKKPFSNKQKKKQLQVKRGKKRGETGSSHSSRNASVERGAGRDRQSDTSDSETTDIKRINHQPGSRDGRYDPNRFRLHFEKESKEEVERRKKIAMEKILKPVAEKELEIDMNQIYPEEKGLNFPRRPSWHYNMQREELLRKEEKSFLEYLEVLHSKNPPGTLSHFEHNLETWRQLWRVLEMSDVVLLIVDIRYPVLHFPPAVYHYITVELKKNIILVLNKVDLCPAPLVLAWKHYLTKQFPQLHCVCFTSHPGQPYSTLLQKKRMRKKVRWNAGGPIHIMRACQEITAGRVDLSSWEKKIQRDSVFLETEGDPADDESESVLMEHHSDIAMEMNSPSQELYKDGVLTLGCIGFPNVGKSSVLNSLVGRKVVSVSRTPGHTKYFQTYYLTPTVKLCDCPGIVFPSQVDKQLQILAGIYPVSQLQEPYSSVGYLCERTNFLSVLKLTHPDHTPESPHNSSTQDWTAWDVCEAWAEKRGYKTAKAARNDVYRAANSLLRLAIDGRMCLCLQPPGYAPSKDEWESHPELSEIIVLQGRNDEKDECGEREDEDESSSELEEDNDPDGEEDADGDDEDDTVKADRKGFTLNMYSVLGENECA; encoded by the exons ATGCCACGCAAAAAGCCTTTtagtaacaaacagaaaaagaagcAGCTCCAGGTGAAACGCGGGAAGAAGAGAG gaGAAACTGGTTCAAGTCACAGTAGCCGAAATGCCAGTGTGGAGAGAGGAGCTGGTAGAGACAGACAGTCGGATACATCAGACAGCGAGACGACAGACATCAAGAGGATCAACCATCAGCCTGGCTCCAGAGACGGCAGATATGACCCCAACAG ATTCCGTCTGCACTTTGAGAAGGAGAGCAAGGAGGAAGTGGAGAGGAGGAAAAAAATAGCGATGGAGAAAATCCTGAAGCCCGTGGCAGAAAAGGAACTAGAGATTGATATGAATCAGATCTACCCAGAAGAGAAAG GACTGAATTTCCCACGGCGGCCCTCATGGCATTACAACATGCAACGAGAAGAGTTACTGCGGAAAGAGGAGAAGTCATTTCTGGAGTATCTGGAGGTTCTTCACTCCAAGAACCCACCTGGTACCCTCAGCCACTTTGAGCACAATCTCGAG acatGGAGGCAGCTGTGGAGAGTATTGGAGATGTCTGATGTCGTTCTTCTCATAGTGGATATCAGATACCCA GTGCTGCACTTTCCTCCTGCTGTCTATCACTACATCACCGTTGAGTTAAAGAAGAACATCATCCTGGTGCTCAATAAGGTGGACTTGTGTCCCGCCCCGCTCGTTTTGGCTTGGAAGCACTATCTGACTAAACAGTTCCCACAGTTGCACTGTGTCTGCTTCACCTCGCACCCAGGACAACCCTACAGCACAC TTCTACAGaagaagaggatgaggaagaaaGTCCGATGGAATGCTGGAGGCCCGATCCACATCATGAGAGCGTGTCAGGAGATCACAGCAGGAAGAG TGGATTTGAGTAGCTGGGAGAAGAAGATCCAGAGGGATTCTGTTTTCTTGGAAACGGAGGGGGATCCGGCTGATGATGAATCGGAATCTGTGTTGATGGAGCATCATAGTGACATTGCCATGGAAATGAACAGTCCCTCGCAAGAACTTTATAAAGATGGAGTACTAACATTGGGCTGCATAG GTTTTCCTAATGTAGGCAAATCTTCAGTACTAAACAGTCTGGTTGGCAGGAAGGTCGTGAGTGTGTCCCGAACCCCAGGTCACACGAAATATTTCCAAACATACTACCTCACTCCCACTGTCAAACTGTGTGATTGTCCTGGGATTGTCTTCCCTTCCCAAGTGGACAAGCAGCTACAG ATCCTGGCTGGTATATATCCAGTGTCCCAGCTGCAGGAGCCTTACAGTTCAGTAGGATATTTGTGTGAACGGACCAACTTCCTGTCTGTATTAAAGCTGACACATCCTGACCACACCCCCGAAAGCCCACACAACTCCAGCACACAGGACTGGACAGCATGGGATGTGTGTGAAG ccTGGGCTGAGAAGAGAGGGTATAAAACTGCCAAGGCGGCCCGTAACGATGTCTATCGAGCAGCCAACAGTCTCCTGCGTTTAGCCATTGATGGACGCATGTGTCTTTGTCTGCAACCACCTGGATACGCTCCGagtaaag ATGAATGGGAATCACACCCAGAGCTGTCCGAGATCATCGTTCTACAAGGAAGGAATGATGAAAAGGATGAGTGTGGTGAGAGGGAAGACGAGGATGAATCCAGCTCAGAGCTGGAGGAGGACAACGATCCAGATGGCGAAGAGGATGCTGATggggatgatgaagatgataccGTGAAGGCTGACAGGAAGGGCTTCACTCTCAACATGTACAGTGTGCTGGGAGAGAATGAGTGTGCGTGA